The Saccopteryx leptura isolate mSacLep1 chromosome 2, mSacLep1_pri_phased_curated, whole genome shotgun sequence genome has a window encoding:
- the SRPRA gene encoding signal recognition particle receptor subunit alpha, protein MLDFFTIFSKGGLVLWCFQGVSDSCTGPVNALIRSVLLQERGGNNSFTHEALTLKYKLDNQFELVFVVGFQKILTLTYVDKLIDDVHRLFRDKYRTEIQQQSALSLLNGTFDFQNDFLRLLREAEESSKVRAPTTMKKFEDSEKAKKPVRSMIETRGEKPKEKAKNKKTKGGKKEGFDVPSTTSKTVPAEKSVGAENGVELSKEELIRRKREEFIQKHGKGLDKASKSTKSDAPKEKGKKAPRVWALGGCANKEDLDYSAPTTNGSPEVAPPEDINLIRGTGPGGQLQDLDCSSSDDEGAAQNPSKPSATKGTLGGMFGMLKGLVSSKSLSREDMESVLDKMRDHLIAKNVAADIAVQLCESVANKLEGKVMGTFSTVTSTVKQALQESLVQILQPQRRVDMLRDIMDAQRRQRPYVVTFCGVNGVGKSTNLAKISFWLLENGFSVLIAACDTFRAGAVEQLRTHTRRLSALHPPENHGGRTMVHLFEKGYGKDAAGIAMEAIAFARNQGFDVVLVDTAGRMQDNAPLMTALAKLITVNTPDLVLFVGEALVGNEAVDQLVKFNRALADHSLAQTPRLIDGIVLTKFDTIDDKVGAAISMTYITSKPIVFVGTGQTYCDLRSLNAKAVVAALMKA, encoded by the exons ATGCTCGACTTCTTCACCATTTTCTCGAAGGGCGGGCTCGTGCTCTGGTGCTTCCAGGGCGTGAGCGACTCCTGCACTGGGCCCGTTAACGCGTTGATTCGTTCCGTGCTGCTGCAG GAGAGGGGAGGCAACAACTCCTTCACCCATGAAGCACTCACACTCAAGTATAAACTGGACAACCAGTTTGAGCTGGTGTTTGTG GTTGGTTTTCAGAAGATCCTAACACTGACTTACGTGGACAAATTGATAGACGATGTTCATCGGCTCTTTCGGGACAAGTACCGCACAGAGATCCAACAGCAGAGTGCTTTAAGTCTATTGAATGGCACTTTTGATTTCCAAAATGACTTTCTGCGGCTCCTTCG TGAAGCAGAAGAGAGCAGTAAGGTCCGGGCTCCAACTACCATGAAGAAATTTGAAGATTCTGAAAAGGCCAAGAAACCTGTGAGATCCATGATCGAGACACGGGGTGAAAAGCCCaaggaaaaagcaaagaacaaaaaaaccaagGGGGGCAAGAAGGAAG GTTTTGATGTCCCTTCGACGACCAGCAAAACCGTCCCTGCAGAAAAGTCAGTGGGGGCTGAGAATGGTGTAGAACTTTCCAAAGAGGAGCTGATACGGAGGAAACGAGAGGAGTTCATTCAGAAACACGGGAAGGGTCTAGACAAGGCCAG CAAGTCCACAAAGTCAGATGCTCCAAAGGAGAAGGGCAAAAAAGCACCTCGGGTGTGGGCACTGGGTGGCTGTGCTAACAAGGAAGACCTGGATTACAGTGCTCCTACCACCAATGGATCCCCAGAGGTTGCCCCGCCTGAGGACATCAACTTG ATTCGAGGGACTGGGCCTGGGGGGCAGCTTCAGGATCTGGACTGCAGCAGCTCAGATGATGAAGGGGCCGCTCAAAACCCTAGCAAACCTAG TGCCACCAAGGGGACTCTGGGTGGCATGTTCGGGATGCTGAAGGGCCTCGTGAGTTCCAAGAGCTTGAGTCGTGAAGACATGGAATCTGTGCTGGACAAGATGCGTGATCATCTCATTG ctAAGAATGTAGCAGCAGATATTGCAGTCCAGCTCTGTGAGTCCGTGGCCAACAAGTTGGAAGGGAAGGTGATGGGGACATTCAGCA cGGTGACCTCCACAGTGAAGCAAGCTCTGCAAGAGTCCCTGGTACAGATTCTGCAGCCACAGCGTCGTGTAGACATGCTTCGGGATATCATGGATGCCCAGCGTCGCCAGCGCCCTTATGTTGTCACCTTCTGTGGGGTTAACGGAGTGGGGAAGTCTACCAACCTTGCCAAG ATTTCCTTCTGGCTGTTAGAGAATGGCTTCAGTGTCCTCATTGCCGCCTGTGACACCTTTCGTGCTGGGGCTGTGGAGCAGCTGCGCACACATACCCGACGTTTAAGTGCCCTACATCCCCCAGAGAATCATGGTGGCCGAACCATGGTGCATTTGTTTGAGAAGGGCTATGGCAAAGATGCTGCTGGCATCGCCATGGAAGCTATTGCCTTTG CACGTAATCAAGGCTTTGATGTGGTGCTGGTGGACACAGCTGGTCGCATGCAAGACAATGCCCCTCTGATGACTGCCCTGGCCAAGCTCATTACTGTCAACACACCTGACTTGGTGCTGTTCGTGGGGGAGGCCTTAGTAGGCAATGAGGCTGTGGATCAGCTG GTCAAGttcaacagagccttggctgacCATTCTTTGGCTCAGACACCTCGGCTCATTGATGGCATTGTCCTTACCAAATTTGATACCATTGATGACAAG GTGGGAGCTGCTATTTCTATGACTTACATCACAAGCAAACCCATCGTGTTTGTGGGCACTGGCCAAACCTACTGCGACCTACGCAGTCTCAACGCCAAGGCTGTGGTGGCTGCTCTCATGAAGGCTTAA